One genomic segment of Dehalogenimonas alkenigignens includes these proteins:
- a CDS encoding ABC transporter ATP-binding protein has translation MSLLNVQHLTTEFHTQDGIVHAVNDVSFSVNRGELVALVGESGCGKTVSSLSIMRLIPEPPGKITSGSILFEGKDLLKLTKDEMRRVRGSKISMIFQEPMTSLNPVLTIGRQLTEALILHKGMDKKAAEAEAVDLLNKVGIPQAEKRIKSYPHHFSGGMRQRVMIAMAISCQPKLVIADEPTTAVDVTIQAQLLELLKSIIRDLNSSLILITHNLGVVARYAHRVYVMYAGRVVEHGTAAEIFHNPLHPYTAGLLGSVPRLDEPRKLRLRSIEGQPPDLISPPKGCAFAARCAYRREGRCETLEFEMVEAIPGHFTSCLVAFEGETPWRKTMS, from the coding sequence ATGTCCCTATTGAACGTTCAGCACCTGACCACGGAGTTTCACACTCAGGACGGCATTGTACATGCCGTAAATGATGTGTCTTTTTCGGTCAACCGGGGCGAACTCGTGGCGCTCGTTGGTGAAAGCGGCTGTGGCAAAACCGTTAGTTCGCTGTCCATCATGCGCCTGATTCCAGAACCGCCGGGTAAAATTACCAGCGGCAGCATTCTTTTTGAAGGCAAAGATCTTCTAAAGCTGACCAAGGATGAAATGCGCCGGGTGCGCGGCTCCAAGATTTCAATGATTTTCCAGGAGCCGATGACTTCATTGAACCCCGTTTTAACCATAGGACGGCAGCTCACCGAGGCGTTGATACTGCACAAAGGCATGGATAAAAAAGCCGCCGAAGCTGAAGCGGTCGACCTGCTGAACAAAGTAGGCATTCCGCAGGCGGAGAAGCGAATCAAGAGTTACCCGCACCATTTTTCCGGCGGTATGCGCCAGCGGGTAATGATAGCCATGGCTATTTCATGCCAGCCGAAACTGGTGATTGCCGACGAGCCAACCACCGCGGTGGACGTTACTATCCAGGCGCAGCTTCTTGAATTACTGAAAAGTATTATCCGCGATCTCAACAGTTCGCTTATCCTGATCACTCACAACCTTGGGGTAGTCGCCCGCTATGCCCATCGTGTATATGTAATGTATGCCGGACGGGTTGTAGAACATGGCACCGCTGCCGAAATCTTTCACAATCCTCTCCATCCTTACACCGCAGGTTTGTTGGGTTCAGTACCCAGGTTGGATGAACCCCGGAAACTCCGCCTGCGTTCCATCGAAGGGCAGCCGCCCGACCTAATTAGTCCGCCGAAAGGTTGTGCCTTTGCCGCCCGATGCGCTTACCGGCGCGAAGGCCGCTGTGAAACCCTTGAGTTCGAGATGGTGGAAGCAATCCCAGGGCATTTCACCAGTTGTCTGGTAGCTTTTGAGGGAGAAACGCCTTGGCGCAAGACAATGTCCTAG
- a CDS encoding ABC transporter ATP-binding protein, which yields MAQDNVLVEVTGLTKYFPIASGGLFRKKVTELKAVDGVTFAVHQGETLGLVGESGSGKTTVGKCVLQLHRPTSGEVIFKGHDLASLSEKQLRAYRPKLQVIFQDPYESLNPRFTAYDIISEPMKLHGATRTECRERVAELLNIVGLAPYMAERYPHEFSGGQRQRLGVARALALQPEFIVCDEPLSALDVSIQAQVLNLLDDLQRQFGVAYLFISHDLSVVRHISHRVAVMYLGKIMEIAPRDTLYEKPLHPYTQALLSAVPVPDPRVEAKRQVILLPGEPPSPLNPPSGCVFHPRCPKAFEACSSVVPLLNDDRDAHFVACLLYKSSWP from the coding sequence TTGGCGCAAGACAATGTCCTAGTCGAAGTAACCGGACTGACTAAGTATTTTCCGATCGCCTCAGGTGGGCTGTTCCGCAAAAAGGTGACCGAGCTGAAGGCTGTTGATGGGGTGACCTTCGCTGTACACCAGGGAGAGACGCTGGGACTTGTCGGCGAATCCGGCTCCGGCAAGACTACGGTCGGCAAATGTGTCCTGCAACTTCATCGGCCAACCTCCGGCGAGGTCATCTTCAAAGGACATGATTTGGCCTCTTTATCAGAAAAGCAGCTGCGGGCGTATCGTCCCAAGCTTCAGGTCATTTTTCAGGACCCTTACGAATCGTTGAACCCCCGTTTCACCGCCTACGATATCATCTCCGAACCGATGAAACTTCACGGGGCTACCCGTACCGAATGCCGGGAGAGGGTGGCGGAACTGTTGAACATCGTCGGTCTGGCGCCTTATATGGCCGAACGCTATCCTCACGAGTTCTCCGGCGGCCAGCGGCAAAGGTTAGGAGTGGCTAGGGCTCTGGCGCTGCAACCGGAATTTATCGTATGTGACGAACCTTTGTCAGCTCTCGATGTTTCCATTCAGGCTCAGGTACTTAATTTGCTGGATGACTTGCAGCGGCAGTTCGGCGTGGCCTACCTTTTCATTTCACATGACCTGTCGGTGGTGCGCCACATCTCCCATCGGGTGGCGGTGATGTACCTGGGTAAAATTATGGAGATTGCCCCGCGCGATACCTTATATGAAAAACCTCTACACCCTTATACTCAAGCGCTTTTATCAGCAGTGCCGGTCCCAGACCCCAGGGTGGAAGCTAAACGGCAAGTCATCCTGCTGCCTGGAGAGCCGCCGTCCCCGTTGAATCCTCCATCCGGCTGCGTTTTTCATCCCCGATGTCCCAAAGCCTTCGAGGCTTGTTCATCGGTCGTGCCGCTTTTGAACGATGATAGAGATGCGCATTTTGTAGCCTGCCTTTTGTATAAGTCCTCCTGGCCGTAG
- a CDS encoding GNAT family N-acetyltransferase produces the protein MVVLFFGYMPISVTPLTIEDLKAKWPSYQQSLQSPFPFVMPQWLEAWWANFGRNDGLRLFSVESDGQPIGIAPLRVREGVARFIGSADVCDYLDFIVKPGAESSFFAAVINDLKAGEVKMLELESLRPDSMVIRHLLPAVRSIGFAIETTDTDVTLEMPLPKTWDEYLAGLSTHQRHEIGRKGRRLVEAGDITFDIKPPENVESELSTLVQLLRISRADKAEFMTTQMELFFRQLAAAMHEAGLLRFGRLSLNGVAVASIMCFDYNGTRYLYNSGYQPQYSSLSVGLLSKVYSIKDAIEQELTIYDYLKGAEVYKYHLGGVELPITSAIIRIV, from the coding sequence GTGGTCGTGTTATTCTTTGGCTATATGCCAATCTCCGTCACGCCGCTCACTATCGAAGACCTCAAGGCCAAATGGCCTAGCTACCAACAGTCTCTCCAGTCTCCATTTCCTTTTGTCATGCCGCAATGGCTGGAAGCCTGGTGGGCAAACTTCGGCAGGAATGACGGACTCCGGTTATTTTCAGTCGAAAGCGACGGACAGCCAATCGGGATTGCTCCTCTCAGGGTCCGCGAGGGAGTCGCCCGCTTCATCGGCAGCGCCGATGTCTGTGACTATCTTGACTTCATCGTAAAACCCGGCGCTGAATCCAGTTTCTTCGCCGCCGTCATCAACGACCTGAAGGCTGGGGAAGTCAAAATGCTGGAACTGGAATCGCTGCGTCCGGACTCGATGGTAATAAGACATTTACTGCCAGCGGTCCGATCCATTGGCTTCGCGATCGAAACGACGGATACCGACGTAACCCTGGAAATGCCGCTGCCCAAAACTTGGGATGAGTACCTGGCAGGACTGTCCACCCATCAGCGACACGAGATCGGACGTAAAGGGAGACGATTGGTCGAGGCCGGCGACATAACATTTGACATAAAGCCACCTGAAAACGTGGAATCTGAACTTTCGACGCTCGTTCAACTGCTACGCATAAGCCGGGCTGATAAAGCCGAGTTCATGACCACGCAGATGGAACTGTTTTTTAGGCAATTAGCGGCAGCCATGCATGAGGCAGGATTGTTGCGCTTCGGCCGCCTTAGCCTCAACGGAGTAGCGGTAGCCAGCATTATGTGTTTCGACTATAATGGAACACGATACCTTTATAACAGCGGTTACCAACCGCAATACTCATCTCTTTCGGTAGGGCTGTTGTCCAAGGTGTATTCAATAAAAGATGCTATCGAGCAAGAATTGACTATATACGATTACCTGAAGGGTGCCGAGGTCTACAAGTACCATCTGGGCGGTGTCGAGTTGCCCATTACTAGCGCCATAATCAGGATTGTATGA
- a CDS encoding glycosyltransferase, producing the protein MNNNLRIAMLSVHSCPIGQPGGRDTGGMNVYIRELAAALGLRGHNVDIYTRAHDPRDAQSEILSTGARLIHIRAGAVEEMGKLTQYNHLREFYDNLEAFRAAEGVRYDLLHSHYWLSGEVGLRLSTEWRVPQVFGFHTIGAAKDELGLGDGEPAIRLLTERDIAQNCHQITAGTEGEKVSLLKHHGCAGNKITVVPCGVDLKLFRPLDRGEARRDLGLDGSPTVLFVGRLDKLKGIDRLVQAMVMIDIPESRLIVVGGDEYSKATLERLKNLAAGLGIADRVKFIGAVPQRELPRYYSAANVVAVPSYSETFGMVALEAVACGTPVVSADVGAARQIIKDGFSGAVVCGNEPQTLAWAIESWLQRTVANRMQLHDSVSSYGWSAVAEQVEKVYFNVLSKVPAG; encoded by the coding sequence ATGAATAATAATTTACGTATTGCTATGCTGTCTGTCCATTCCTGTCCTATTGGGCAGCCCGGCGGCCGGGACACCGGCGGGATGAACGTTTACATCAGGGAACTGGCCGCCGCTTTGGGCCTCCGCGGTCACAACGTTGACATTTACACCCGGGCTCATGACCCCCGGGATGCCCAGAGTGAGATCTTATCGACTGGAGCCCGACTTATCCATATCAGAGCCGGCGCCGTCGAGGAGATGGGCAAGTTGACCCAGTATAACCATCTGCGGGAGTTCTATGACAACCTCGAGGCTTTTCGCGCTGCCGAAGGCGTCCGGTATGATCTTCTGCACAGCCACTACTGGTTGTCCGGCGAGGTCGGATTGCGGCTGTCTACAGAATGGAGAGTTCCCCAGGTTTTTGGTTTCCATACTATCGGCGCCGCCAAAGATGAACTGGGCTTAGGTGATGGAGAGCCGGCCATCAGGCTGTTGACCGAGCGCGATATCGCCCAAAACTGCCACCAAATCACCGCTGGTACCGAGGGCGAAAAGGTATCCCTCCTCAAACACCACGGCTGCGCCGGAAACAAGATCACCGTTGTGCCTTGCGGGGTCGACCTGAAACTATTCCGGCCGCTAGACCGGGGTGAGGCCCGCCGCGACTTAGGGCTGGACGGCTCGCCGACAGTGCTCTTCGTGGGCAGGTTGGACAAGCTTAAAGGCATTGACCGGCTGGTGCAGGCTATGGTCATGATCGATATCCCGGAAAGCCGCCTCATCGTCGTTGGTGGTGACGAATATTCGAAAGCTACCCTCGAACGGCTTAAAAATCTGGCCGCTGGTCTTGGGATCGCCGACCGGGTGAAATTTATCGGCGCGGTACCTCAGCGGGAGCTGCCGCGTTATTACAGTGCTGCCAATGTTGTAGCCGTGCCGTCATATTCGGAGACCTTTGGCATGGTGGCTTTGGAGGCAGTCGCCTGCGGCACGCCGGTGGTGTCTGCCGATGTCGGCGCCGCCCGGCAGATTATCAAAGACGGATTCTCCGGCGCTGTTGTCTGTGGGAACGAACCCCAGACGCTGGCCTGGGCGATAGAAAGTTGGCTCCAGCGGACGGTTGCCAACCGGATGCAGCTACATGATAGCGTCTCAAGCTATGGCTGGAGCGCCGTGGCCGAACAGGTGGAGAAAGTTTATTTTAATGTACTGTCCAAAGTTCCGGCCGGGTGA
- a CDS encoding PIG-L deacetylase family protein, translating to MPKADVLVIMAHPDDPEFSSGATIARLARDGKKVVYVICTAGDKGSSDREMTPAKLVQIRMGEQRAAAAVLGVEDVIFLGHPDQSLEADDVLRKELVALIREYRPDLVITHSPYQRYIWWHRDHRKCGEAAMDAVFPYARDHMAYPDLLARGLEPHKVSEIWLAGADDANYKSDITGTFGVKIEAIKCHKSQVEEDFLIRLDRIKARASAAAEGEEFLLAEAFRRVEIPW from the coding sequence ATGCCTAAGGCCGACGTCCTGGTCATTATGGCCCATCCCGACGACCCGGAGTTTTCCTCCGGGGCTACGATTGCTCGATTGGCGCGCGATGGCAAGAAGGTAGTCTATGTTATCTGCACTGCGGGTGACAAAGGTTCCTCTGACCGGGAGATGACGCCGGCGAAACTCGTCCAGATCCGGATGGGGGAGCAGCGGGCGGCGGCGGCTGTTCTTGGAGTAGAAGACGTGATCTTTCTGGGTCATCCAGACCAGTCGCTTGAAGCTGACGATGTATTGCGCAAAGAGCTTGTGGCGCTGATTCGGGAGTACCGCCCCGATCTGGTGATCACCCATTCACCCTATCAGCGCTATATATGGTGGCACCGCGACCACCGGAAGTGCGGTGAAGCGGCTATGGACGCCGTTTTCCCTTATGCCCGGGATCACATGGCTTATCCGGACCTCCTCGCCCGCGGCCTGGAGCCTCACAAGGTGTCCGAGATATGGCTGGCTGGTGCCGACGACGCCAACTACAAGTCCGACATCACCGGCACCTTTGGCGTGAAGATCGAAGCCATCAAGTGCCACAAGAGCCAGGTCGAAGAAGACTTCTTGATCCGGCTCGACCGCATAAAAGCCAGGGCTTCGGCGGCGGCCGAGGGTGAGGAGTTTTTACTGGCAGAAGCCTTTCGGCGGGTAGAGATACCCTGGTAG
- the tuf gene encoding elongation factor Tu produces MAKQKFDRSKPHVNVGTIGHVDHGKTTLTAAITTVLASAGLAEKRSFDSIDNAPEEKARGMTISISHVEYQTATRHYAHIDCPGHADFVKNMITGAAQMDGAILVVSAPDGPMPQTREHVLLARQVRVPAIVVALNKVDVMEDEELLELVEMEVRELLNKYKFPGDDTPVVRVAAVKALECACGKRECPWCGKIMKLMDAVDTFIPLPERPKDKPFLMQVEDVFSIKGRGTVATGRVERGTVKVGEEVEIVGLHHDIRKVVVTGVEMFHKLLDYAEPGDAVGLLLRGVEREDIERGQVLAKPGSIKPHTKAEAEVYVLSKEEGGRHTPFFNGYKPQFYIGTTDVTGNIELPAGVEMVMPGDNIKMKISLIYPVAMEAGLRFAIREGGRTVGAGAISSILE; encoded by the coding sequence ATGGCTAAGCAGAAGTTCGACCGCAGCAAGCCGCACGTAAACGTCGGCACCATCGGGCACGTTGACCACGGCAAAACTACTTTGACCGCCGCCATCACCACGGTGCTGGCATCTGCTGGTCTGGCTGAGAAGCGCAGTTTCGATTCCATCGATAATGCGCCGGAAGAAAAAGCCCGCGGCATGACCATCTCCATTTCTCATGTGGAGTATCAGACGGCTACCCGTCATTATGCCCATATCGACTGCCCCGGTCACGCTGACTTCGTTAAGAACATGATCACCGGCGCCGCCCAGATGGATGGCGCCATTCTGGTCGTGTCCGCCCCGGACGGACCCATGCCCCAAACTCGCGAGCACGTACTTCTGGCTCGCCAGGTTAGGGTGCCGGCCATAGTTGTCGCCCTGAATAAGGTCGATGTAATGGAAGATGAAGAACTGCTGGAACTTGTCGAAATGGAAGTCCGCGAACTGCTGAATAAGTACAAGTTCCCTGGCGATGATACCCCGGTTGTTCGCGTCGCCGCCGTCAAAGCCCTGGAGTGCGCCTGCGGCAAGAGAGAGTGCCCTTGGTGCGGTAAGATCATGAAACTCATGGATGCCGTCGACACTTTCATTCCGCTGCCGGAACGCCCCAAGGACAAACCGTTCTTGATGCAGGTTGAAGATGTATTCTCGATCAAAGGCCGCGGCACGGTAGCCACCGGCCGCGTAGAGCGCGGCACCGTTAAGGTCGGCGAAGAAGTCGAGATTGTTGGTTTGCATCACGATATTCGTAAGGTCGTGGTCACCGGCGTTGAAATGTTCCATAAGTTGTTAGATTACGCTGAACCCGGTGATGCCGTCGGCCTGCTGTTGCGAGGCGTTGAACGCGAGGATATTGAACGCGGTCAGGTTTTGGCCAAACCCGGTTCCATCAAACCCCACACCAAAGCTGAGGCTGAGGTCTATGTTCTGTCCAAAGAAGAAGGTGGCCGCCATACGCCGTTCTTCAACGGCTACAAACCGCAGTTTTATATTGGCACAACCGATGTTACCGGCAATATCGAACTTCCGGCCGGTGTTGAAATGGTTATGCCCGGCGACAACATCAAGATGAAGATCAGCCTGATCTATCCCGTGGCCATGGAAGCCGGTCTTCGCTTCGCTATCCGGGAAGGCGGCCGAACTGTGGGCGCCGGCGCTATCTCGAGCATTCTGGAGTAA
- the rpmG gene encoding 50S ribosomal protein L33, with product MPKTENRIVITFACPECSERVYTSSKNKRNDARRLEIKKYCPRCRTHRLFKETK from the coding sequence ATGCCAAAAACGGAAAACCGGATTGTCATCACCTTCGCTTGCCCGGAGTGCAGTGAAAGGGTATATACTTCATCTAAAAACAAGCGAAACGACGCTAGGCGTTTAGAAATTAAGAAGTATTGCCCGCGCTGCCGTACTCACCGTTTGTTTAAAGAGACGAAGTAA
- the secE gene encoding preprotein translocase subunit SecE: MPTEKAANKPPAAKPAAPSKPAAAPKPSFFGNIIAELKKVNWPTRDEVRKLTVMVLVVAFTVGLVLGALDYGLSFLVDQFLLD; encoded by the coding sequence ATGCCAACGGAAAAAGCAGCGAACAAGCCGCCGGCCGCAAAGCCGGCGGCACCATCGAAGCCAGCAGCGGCTCCTAAGCCTAGCTTCTTCGGTAATATCATTGCCGAACTCAAGAAGGTTAATTGGCCAACCCGCGACGAAGTCCGAAAACTGACCGTGATGGTGTTGGTAGTGGCGTTTACTGTGGGCTTGGTTTTAGGCGCTTTGGACTACGGACTTTCTTTCCTTGTCGATCAGTTCTTGCTTGACTGA
- the nusG gene encoding transcription termination/antitermination protein NusG has translation MPENNSKWYVVHTYSGHEERVKKNLGERIQTLDLGAEIPRVEVPTEEEVEVKNGQRRSIRRKILPGYVIVQMVMNDRNWQIVRNTPGVTGFVGTAGKPTPLHQQEVDRIITQMEAEAPRVKVGFKKGTSVRVIDGPFIDFIGVIDEVNTEKGKVKVLLSLFGRETPVELDFLQVEKL, from the coding sequence TTGCCAGAGAACAACAGCAAATGGTACGTGGTGCACACTTACTCAGGGCATGAAGAGCGGGTGAAAAAGAACCTGGGTGAACGCATTCAGACTCTGGATCTCGGCGCGGAGATACCAAGGGTTGAGGTACCTACTGAGGAAGAGGTTGAAGTCAAAAACGGCCAGCGCCGGAGCATCCGGCGCAAGATACTTCCAGGGTATGTCATCGTTCAGATGGTTATGAATGACCGTAACTGGCAGATTGTCCGCAATACCCCTGGGGTAACCGGCTTCGTCGGCACGGCGGGCAAACCGACGCCGCTTCACCAGCAGGAAGTTGACCGTATCATCACCCAGATGGAAGCCGAAGCGCCGCGGGTTAAGGTGGGCTTCAAAAAGGGTACCAGCGTTCGAGTCATCGACGGTCCTTTCATTGATTTTATAGGTGTTATCGACGAAGTTAATACAGAAAAAGGCAAGGTCAAAGTGTTGCTTTCGCTTTTCGGGCGAGAGACCCCGGTTGAGCTTGACTTTTTACAGGTAGAGAAACTTTAA
- the rplK gene encoding 50S ribosomal protein L11: protein MAKKIKAIVKLQIPAGKANPAPPIGPALGQHGVNIMGFCKEYNERTASMAGTVVPVEITIFDDRSFTFVTKTPPATDLLKKAMGIDKGAGNAGHNAPVVLTRSKLKEIAALKLKDLNAVDLAGAERIIEGSARSMGIKVE from the coding sequence TTGGCTAAAAAGATTAAGGCAATTGTCAAACTGCAGATTCCGGCCGGCAAAGCCAACCCGGCGCCCCCCATCGGGCCGGCGCTTGGTCAGCACGGCGTCAATATCATGGGTTTCTGCAAAGAGTATAATGAACGAACCGCTTCGATGGCGGGCACCGTCGTTCCGGTGGAAATCACAATCTTTGACGACCGGTCATTTACCTTCGTTACCAAGACCCCGCCCGCAACAGACCTGCTGAAAAAAGCAATGGGCATCGACAAGGGCGCTGGTAACGCCGGTCATAACGCTCCCGTCGTGCTGACTCGCAGTAAGTTAAAGGAAATCGCCGCACTTAAATTGAAGGATCTTAATGCTGTTGACCTGGCTGGTGCTGAACGCATTATTGAAGGCTCGGCTCGAAGTATGGGGATAAAGGTAGAATAA
- the rplA gene encoding 50S ribosomal protein L1: protein MVDHGKRYIEIKKLAEPGKVYTPAEAVGLAKKAATCKFDETVELHLRMGLDPRNSAQVVRGVALMPAGLGKKVRVLVFAQADAERIAREAGADFVGADDLIAKINEGWTEFDIAIATPDMMGKVGKLGKALGRKGLMPNPKAGTVVAAGDLPQTIKEARMGRVEFKLDRTAIIHVTLGKASFEENALMENLTSLMEAVVRAKPAGAKGQYIKSACLTTTMGPGFMLDLRPTMALAGA, encoded by the coding sequence ATGGTTGACCATGGCAAACGTTACATCGAAATTAAAAAGTTAGCTGAACCCGGCAAGGTCTATACACCGGCGGAGGCAGTTGGTCTGGCAAAAAAAGCGGCAACCTGCAAGTTTGACGAGACCGTTGAGTTGCATCTCCGCATGGGATTAGATCCGCGGAATTCCGCCCAGGTGGTGCGCGGTGTAGCCCTCATGCCAGCAGGTCTGGGTAAAAAGGTCCGTGTTTTAGTCTTCGCCCAGGCCGATGCCGAAAGGATTGCGCGCGAAGCCGGGGCAGATTTTGTTGGTGCTGATGACCTTATCGCCAAGATTAATGAAGGCTGGACGGAATTCGACATCGCCATCGCCACCCCAGATATGATGGGTAAAGTGGGTAAACTGGGTAAGGCGCTGGGCCGTAAAGGTCTCATGCCCAATCCCAAGGCCGGCACGGTGGTTGCCGCTGGCGATCTGCCGCAAACTATCAAAGAAGCGCGCATGGGCCGCGTCGAGTTCAAGCTGGACCGTACGGCGATTATTCATGTTACACTTGGGAAAGCCAGCTTTGAGGAAAACGCGCTGATGGAGAATCTGACCTCCCTTATGGAAGCGGTAGTGCGCGCCAAGCCGGCCGGCGCCAAGGGTCAATATATTAAGAGCGCTTGTCTGACCACCACTATGGGTCCTGGTTTCATGCTGGACCTGAGACCGACCATGGCTTTAGCCGGTGCCTAA
- the rplJ gene encoding 50S ribosomal protein L10 produces the protein MVNAKIRLKKRQTIDELEKIIAESSVAIIANYRGIKTEELTGLRVKLRQKQMGFKVVKNTLARKAAGGARKDKLVSVFDGPIAMAYGYGDDVAAPAKLLLEHIVATKSAMTVAGGFLGDRPLTSDQVTELSKLPPKNVMVAKMLGSIQSPLYRLVGTLNAPLQGLVTVLNGQLEKLQAK, from the coding sequence ATGGTAAACGCTAAAATTAGGCTTAAAAAGCGGCAGACTATCGACGAACTCGAAAAGATAATTGCCGAATCCAGTGTCGCCATCATTGCCAATTACCGCGGCATTAAAACCGAAGAACTTACCGGTTTGCGCGTCAAGCTGCGTCAGAAGCAGATGGGCTTTAAAGTTGTTAAGAACACGCTGGCGCGAAAGGCTGCCGGTGGGGCCAGGAAAGACAAGCTGGTGTCGGTGTTTGACGGCCCAATCGCTATGGCTTACGGCTACGGTGATGACGTAGCCGCTCCGGCCAAACTTCTTCTGGAGCATATTGTCGCAACTAAGTCCGCCATGACTGTCGCCGGCGGCTTCCTGGGCGATCGGCCGTTAACCTCGGACCAGGTAACCGAATTATCAAAGTTGCCTCCCAAGAATGTGATGGTTGCCAAAATGCTGGGTAGCATTCAATCCCCACTGTACCGTTTAGTCGGTACCCTGAACGCCCCCCTCCAGGGGCTAGTGACCGTACTGAATGGACAATTGGAAAAACTGCAAGCCAAATAA
- the rplL gene encoding 50S ribosomal protein L7/L12 has protein sequence MTTTEIIAAIKGLNVMELAELVKALEAEFGVSAAVPMAAAAPAAGGASAPAAPVEEKTEFDVILKDIGANKINVIRVVRELTNLGLKESKDLVEAAPKAVKEAVSKEEAATVKSKLEAVGATVEVK, from the coding sequence GTGACCACTACTGAGATCATTGCTGCGATCAAAGGCTTGAATGTCATGGAACTGGCGGAACTTGTCAAAGCTCTGGAAGCTGAATTCGGCGTGAGTGCCGCGGTGCCCATGGCCGCGGCGGCCCCGGCTGCCGGCGGAGCTTCCGCTCCGGCAGCTCCTGTCGAAGAGAAGACCGAATTTGACGTCATCCTCAAAGACATCGGCGCCAACAAGATCAACGTTATCCGCGTCGTTCGAGAACTGACCAACCTGGGACTGAAGGAGTCCAAGGACTTGGTTGAAGCTGCGCCAAAAGCCGTAAAAGAAGCCGTCAGCAAGGAAGAGGCGGCAACCGTTAAATCCAAACTGGAAGCTGTCGGCGCTACTGTCGAAGTAAAATAA
- a CDS encoding DUF502 domain-containing protein — protein MKYPMENRQQTPGGKENQHWLIRNMRRNFITGLLVIVPAALVTLALIWFFNTIDSILQPIIAIVFGREIIGLGFGITVVLIYLAGILASNIVGARIIQFGEWLVGRMPVLGQLYNASKQAITSLSGMSRSRAAFREVVLVEYPRKGLRTIGFVTGELSDAAGKQLVAVYLPTTPVPTSGWLIVVPESEITRINMPVDTAMKMVISGGIAAPHDLDITIPDSR, from the coding sequence ATGAAATATCCGATGGAGAACCGCCAGCAAACACCAGGCGGTAAAGAAAACCAGCACTGGCTGATCCGGAATATGCGTCGCAATTTCATCACCGGGCTGCTGGTGATTGTGCCGGCCGCTCTGGTCACCCTGGCACTTATATGGTTTTTCAATACGATCGACAGCATACTTCAGCCGATAATCGCTATTGTCTTCGGGCGGGAGATTATTGGGCTGGGGTTCGGGATTACAGTGGTTTTGATTTATTTGGCAGGAATTCTGGCCAGCAACATCGTCGGCGCCCGCATCATCCAATTCGGCGAGTGGTTAGTCGGCCGAATGCCGGTGCTCGGCCAGCTTTATAATGCCTCCAAACAGGCAATTACCAGCCTTTCCGGCATGTCCCGAAGCAGGGCGGCGTTCAGGGAAGTCGTGCTAGTGGAATATCCGCGTAAAGGACTGCGCACAATCGGGTTTGTCACCGGTGAGCTTTCCGATGCAGCAGGGAAGCAACTTGTGGCGGTTTATTTGCCGACCACGCCAGTGCCCACCTCCGGATGGTTGATAGTGGTGCCGGAGTCGGAGATAACCCGCATCAATATGCCGGTTGATACGGCGATGAAAATGGTGATTTCCGGAGGCATCGCCGCGCCGCATGATCTCGATATAACTATTCCGGATAGCCGGTGA